The sequence below is a genomic window from Actinokineospora baliensis.
TGCTGGACGCCATGCACAGCGACATCCGCCACCTGGTGACCACCGCCCGAGACTGATCACTTCGACCACCACCCGTGGTTCGACCGGGACCACCGCCCACCCGCCCGGGCGCCCGGCCAACCACACCCAGCCTGTCCACCGGTCGACGCCGTACTCCCGCCCGAGTGCGTCGCCCACCGGACAGGCAGCCAGCCGAGTACCGCAGGAGCCTCCGGTCTCCCGCGCACAGCGTCACGGAACAGGGACAGCGGCCCAGCCGCCCAGTCGACACCCCGCCCCGGGATGACCACCCCTGCACCGGCACCAACCCGCCTCCTGGTGCCACCCGCAGGTCGAGGTACTCCCCGTCGACGGTCCCGCGCACACACTCCGTGGCCAGCGCGGTAGCAGCCCAGAGCGCCCCCACCTCGGCGGCATGCGGCGCGCCGGGAAGCGCGACCGGTCCTCGACCGGTCGCCCCCGGCGCGCTGCCGCATGTGGCGCTTGTTCGTGCGCTTGTCCACAACGGGGCTGGTTGTCCACAGGGGAAAGTTTGTGCTGCCGATCGCTTGTGTTGCCTCGGTAGGCTGTGTATTCGGGGGATCTTGGGTTAGTTGATCTTTCGGCTCGCCTGCGGCATTGCGACGGGGCCCGTGGTGGGTTGGGTGTGCTCGATGGGGCGGACTTGTTTTGCGCGGGGCCCCTGCGCCAGTCGTGGCAGGACCGCAAAGCTGGGGCCGAAGAGCATGGCCCTGTCCGCGCAGAACGCTACGACTGCCGCCACCCCACGCAAAACAAGTCCGCCCCATCGAGCAGTTGGCACCGGCGGCTTCCGAGTGTCCAGTGGCTGGGTTGAGCGGTCGGAGTCGGGGGAGTCGAGGTGGCACCGGCTGTTCCGAGTGTCCAGTGGTCGGCAATGCCGTCGGAGTCGCGGTCGTGGTCGGCGCTGCTGTTGGAGTCGGGTGGTTGCTAGGCGGGGCCTGCTCGTAGGGCTTGGGTGGCGATTCGCAGGACTTTGAGGGCGCCGGGTTTGTTGAGGGGTTCGTTGCCGTTGCCGCACTTGGGGGATTGGACGCAGGAGGGGCAGCCGGTGGGGCAGGTGCAGGCGGAGATGGCGGCGTGGGTGGCGGTGAGCCAGGGGAGGAGGGCGGCGTGGCCGCGGTCGGCGAAGCCCGCGCCTCCTGGGTGTCCGTCGTGGACGAAGATGGTGGGTTGGGCGGTGTCGGGGTGTTGGGCGGTGGAGACGCCGCCTATGTCCCAGCGGTCGCAGGTGGCGAAGAGGGGGAGCAGGCCGATCGCGGCGTGTTCGGCGGCGTGCAGGGAGCCGGGGATTTCGGGGCGGGCGAGGCCTGCGGCGTGCAGCAGGTCGGGGTCGATGGTGTACCAGACCGCCCGGGTGGTGAGGGTTTGTTCGGGGAGGTCGAGGGGGATCTGGTCCAGGACCTGGCCGGACGGGAGGCGGCGGAGGTAGCCGACTACCTGTGAGGTGACCGCGACCTCGCCCAGGCACACGGTCACTCCGCCGTAGGAGTCCTGTGACAGCGTTGACAGCACTGAGATGTCTACGACTTCGCGCGGTGTCGTAGTCCAATCAGGACTCTCTGGGTGCACCAATGCCAAGAGACCGTCGAGGTCCAGTTCGTCGACCACGTAAGAGCGGCCCTGGTGAAGATAGAGCGCTCCCTCGTGCACGGTCGAGCAGGCCCGGCCTTGTCCTACCGTCCCCAGCATCCGCCCAGAGTCGGCTTCCACCACCGCGACTTGTTCGCCGCCCGAGCCGCGGATGTCGACCTCGGCGTGCGGGCGATCCTTAGCAGTCCAGTACCACCCGTTAGGTCGCTTACGCAGCGTCCCAGACGAAACCAGCGAGTCGAGGACAGCGCGGGCCCCCTCGCCGAACGCGGGTAGGTCCGAGGCTGTAAGAGGCAGTTCGGCTGCCGCGCATGCCAGCTGCGGAGCCAAGACGTATGGGTTGTCGGGGTCGGTGACGGTTGCTTCCACCGGTTTGTCGAGGATCGCCTCGGGGTGGTGCACCAAGTAGGTGTCCAACGGATCGTCCCGGGCCACGAACACGACAAGTGCCGAATCGCCCGAGCGTCCTGCCCGGCCCGCCTGCTGCCAGAACGATGCCAGCGTGCCCGGGTAGCCCGCCATCACCACCGCGTCCAACCCGGCGATGTCGACACCGAGCTCGAGTGCGTTGGTGCTGGCCACGCCCAGCAGGTCACCCGACGCCAACGCGTGCTCCAGTGCGCGGCGCTCTTCGGGCAAGAAGCCCGCGCGGTACGCGGCGACCCTGCTGGACAGCGATCGGTCCACGTCGTCCAGGATCCGCCGGGCACCCAAAGCCGTCAGCTCCGCGCCGAGCCGGGAGCGGACGAACACCAGGGACCGCGCGCCCTCGATCACCAGGTCCGCCAGGATCCGGGAGCTCTCCGCGCCCGCCGACCGCCGGACCGGGGCGCCGTTCTCCCCGGCGAGGTCGGTCAGCGGCGGCTCCCACAGCGCGACGGTCCGCGACCCGCGCGGCGAGTGGTCGTCGGCGACCGCGACGCAGTCCACACCGGACAGTCGGGTCGCCGACGCGGCCGGGTCGGACACCGTGGCCGAGGCCAGGACGAACACCGGGTCGGCGCCGTAGCTGCGGGCGACGCGGCGGAGGCGGCGCAGCAGGAGGGCGACGTGCGAGCCGAAGACGCCCCGGTAGGAGTGGCACTCGTCGACGACCACGTACCGCAGGCGGCGGAAGAAGGTCGTCCAGCGGCCGTGCGCGGGCAGGATGCCCCGGTGGACCATGTCCGGGTTGGTGAAGATCCACCTGGAGTGGGCGCGCACCCAGTCGCGTTCGACCATCGGCGTGTCGCCGTCGTAGCTCGCGGCCCTGAGGTCGGTCAGCCCCAGTTCGTGCGCGGCGCGGAGTTGGTCGGCGCCCAATGCTTTGGTGGGCGAGATATATAGAGCCGTCGCGCGCGGGTCTTCGGTCAGCGTCGCCGCGACCGGTAGCTGGTAGGCGAGTGACTTCCCCGAAGCCGTGCCTGTCGAGATCACGACGCTGCGGCCCGCGAAGGCGTGCTCGGCGGCGGCAACCTGGTGCGCCCACGGAACGCGGACACCGCCGCGGATGAACGCCTCGCGCACCACGTCCGGTGTCCACGCGGGCCACGGTTCGGTGGACTCGGTCCTGGCGGGCAGTTCGGCGACATGTGTGACCGGACTCTCACCGCTGGGCACCCCGGCCAGCACGCGGCCGAGCAGAACAGCGCCGCGATCGGTCGCCGCGTCGACACTCACCCGTCGAGCTTCGCACATCCGATCGACCAGCAGGCCCCCGGGCAAGATGATCATGAGATTTTGATCACACTCCGCCCTCGCAACATCACTTAACGTGCACGGTATGGGACAGCTCGCGTAGGTGATCCGCTTTACCAATAGACTCCGCCGACATCCCACCGTTTGTGGTGGCGCACACGCGAAAACGGGGCCGGTAGACGTCTTGTGGTAATGGCGGATGACGGCGCTGTGACACGCAGATCATCAGGAGGACGGATGTCTGGGCAGTTCCTCGCGGAGGGCCTGACGCTCACCGGCGGGGACCGCGGTGTAGTCGCCGTGGTCGCCGTGATCGCCCTCGCCGCTCTTGCCGTCGGCTATGTGCTGCTCAAGGAGGTCCTGGCCGCAGGCCAGGGCACCGCGAAGATGCAGGACATCGCCAAAGCGGTCCAGGAGGGCGCGGCGGCTTATCTGAAGCGGCAGCGAAACACTCTTCTCATCTTCGGCACAGCTGTGTTCCTGCTGCTGTTCCTGCTACCCGCCGACACCGCGGGTGAACGGATAGGCCGGTCCCTGTTCTTCCTCGTTGGTGCGGTGTTCTCGTTCACCATCGGCTACCTGGGCATGTGGCTCGCCACCCAGGCCAACCTGCGCGTCGCCGCCGCCTCCATCGAGGACGGCGGCCGGGAGAAGGCGACCCGCATCGCCTTCCGCACCGGTGGCGCGGTCGGCATGGCCACCGTCGGCCTCGGCCTCTTCGGCGCGGCGATCGTGGTGCTGGTCTACACCGGCACCGCGCCCAAGGTGTTGGAGGGCTTCGGCTTCGGCGCCGCGCTGATCGCGATGTTCATGCGCGTCGGCGGCGGCATCTTCACCAAGGCGGCCGACGTCGGTGCCGACCTGGTCGGCAAGGTCGAGCAGAACATCCCCGAGGACGACCCGCGCAACGCCGCCACCATCGCCGACAACGTCGGTGACAACGTGGGTGACTGCGCGGGCATGGCGGCCGACCTGTTCGAGTCCTACGCGGTGACCCTGGTCGCCGCGCTGATCCTGGGCAGCACCGCCTTCGGCGCGTCCGGCCTGCTGTTCCCGCTGATCGTCCCCGCCCTCGGCGTGATCACCGCGATCCTCGGCGTCTACATCACCAAGGCGCGCCCGGGGGAGAACGGCCTGACCGCGATCAACCGGTCCTTCTACATCTCCGCGCTCGTCTCGGCCGTGCTGTGCACCGCGGCGTCGTTCATCTTCCTGCCCGGCTCGTTCTCCGAGCTGGTGGGCAGCGAGCAGCAGAGCACCGCGGGCAGCCCGGCCGTGATCGCCGCGGTCGCGGTGATCATCGGCATCGTGCTGGCAGGCGTGATCCTCTGGCTGACCGGCTACTACACCGGCACCGAGCACAAGCCGGTCCAGGAGGTCGGCAGGACCTCGCTGACCGGTGCGGCCACGGTGATCCTCTCCGGCATCTCGGTCGGTTTCGAGTCCGCCGTGTACACCGCGATCGTCATCGGCGCGGCCGTCTACGGCGCGTTCCTGCTGTCCGGGTCGATCGTGGTGGCGCTGTTCGCCATCGCGCTCGCGGGCTGCGGTCTGCTCACCACCGTCGGCGTGATCGTCGCGATGGACACCTTCGGCCCGGTCTCCGACAACGCCCAGGGCATCGCGGAGATGTCCGGTGACGTGCACGGCGAGGGCGCGCAGATCCTCACCGAGCTCGACGCGGTCGGCAACACCACCAAGGCCATCACCAAGGGCATCGCGATCGCCACCGCGGTGCTGGCCGCGACCGCGCTGTTCGGCTCCTACCAGGACGCCATCGGCAAGGCGCTCAAGAGCGTCGGCCAGACGATCGGTGACGGCGGCAACGCCTTCCTCTACGAGGTGTTCAGCCCGAACGTCCTCGTCGGCCTGGTGATCGGCGCTGCGGTCGTGTTCATGTTCTCCGGGCTCGCGGTCAACGCGGTGACCCGCGCGGCAGGCGCGATCGTGTTCGAGGTGCGCCGCCAGTTCCGCGAGATCCCCGGGATCATGGAGGGCACCGGCAAGCCCGAGTACGGCCGCGTGGTCGACATCTGCACCCGCGACTCGCTGCGCGAGCTGGCCACCCCCGGTCTGCTCGCGGTGCTCGCCCCGATCGCGGTCGGCTTCGGCCTCGGCGTCGGCCCGCTCGCCGGGTACCTCGCCGGCGCGATCGCGACCGGCACGCTGATGGCGGTGTTCCTGGCCAACGCCGGTGGCGCGTGGGACAACGCGAAGAAGTTGGTCGAGGACGGCAACCACGGCGGCAAGGGGTCCGACGCGCACGCCGCGACGGTCATCGGCGACACCGTCGGCGACCCGTTCAAGGACACCGCCGGTCCGGCGATCAACCCGCTGATCAAGGTGATGAACCTGGTCTCGGTGCTGATCGCGCCCGCCATCGTCACCCTGTCGGTCGGCGCGAACGCCTCGACCGGCGTGCGGGTCGCGATCGCGGCGGTCGCGGTGCTGCTGATCGTGGCGGCCGTGGTGGTCTCCAAGCGGCGCGGCACGGCCATCGTCGACTCCCCGGCCGAGGCTCCCGCCAACGCCTGAGCAGGCAACTGAACCGATGAGGCAGGTCCCGGGTCCGGGACCTGCCTCATCCGGTCTCTGGCTGGTCCGGGGCCCGTGGGACCATCGTGGCATCGCCGGGCGAGTCCCCGGAGGAACCAATTTGAGGAGAACTGACATGGCGCGTCGATTCGTCGCGATCACCGCGGCGACCGCTGCCCTGGCCATCGGACTCACCGGGTGCGGCGGCAACGACAGCAAGGACGCGGGCGCCTCCAGCGCACCCGCCGGTGCCACCACCACCGCCGCCACCTCGGCCGCGTCCGGCGGCGACGCCACCGCGTGGGCGGAGAAGGTCTGCGCGTCGGTCGCGCCGCAGGTCACCGCGCTCTCGGCGCAGCCGCAGATCGACCAGAGCGACCCGGTCAAGGCCCAGGCCAGCCTGGTCGAGTACCTGGACAAGTTCGCCGGTGCGCTGGACAAGATGATCAGCAGCTTCGCCGACGCCGGTGACCCGCCGGTCGCCGACGGCAAGAAGCTGGTCGAGAGCGCGACCGGGGCCCTCGAGGAGGCCAAGACCGCGGTCGAGACCGCGAAGAAGAACCTCGCGGCGGCGTCGCCGTCGGACCCGGCCGCTTTCCAGGCCGCGTTCGTGAAGGTCGGCGAGGACCTGCAGGCGCTGTCCAAGCTGGAGGACCCGACCAAGGGCCTGCGCGGCAGCGCGGAGCTGGACAAGGCGTTCAAGGAGGCCCCCAGCTGCAAGGCGCTCGACGGCGACTCCGCTTCTGGCACCGCCAGCAGCACGCCGACCTCCTGATCACCAGGGGTACCGGACTGATCGCGGCCGCGGCGGGCGTCCTGCTCGCCGCGGCCTGCGGTGCCACGCCTGAACCGGACCCCGCCACCCGCGTCGACTGGGCCGACCGCTTCTGCGCGGTCGTGGCCGACACCGCGCACGTCCTGGCGACCCCGGTGCCCGACATCGACCTCGACGACCCGTCGGCCGCCCGCACCGCGCTCAGCGCCTACCTGGCCGCCGTCACCGAAGGCCTCACCCGCGCCGTCACCGCGATTGACGCGCTCGAAGTCTCCCCGATCACCGGGGGCGACCACCTGGCCCAGGTCGCCGCGGACACCTACCGCGGCCTGCGCGCCCCGCTCGCCGAGGCCAGGACCGCGCTCGACGACAACACCGGCCCGCAGATCGTCGCCGAGGTGGCCGCCGAGGTCGTGCCCAAGGTCGCCGCGCTGGACCTGGCCGATCCGCTCGCGGGCGGCACCGGCTCCGACTTCACCCGATGGGCCGAACGCGCGCCCCGGTGCGCCCACCTGCCCGGCCTGCACGGCTGACCCGTACGGGGTCGCGGGCATTCCGCCGTTCGGGTCAGCAACGGCCCCGGTCACCAGGGGTTCGGGCCCGCGCGACCTTTACCGTGATCGAACTGCTGTTCTACTCTGGCCGTCGTGGCGCAGCAGATGTCCTTCTTCTCCGCCGAGGCGCGCCACCCCAGGGTCGCCGACCTCGCGGGCCTGCTGTGCGGGCCGGGGCGGACGGTCACCTTCGCCAAGGCGACCGCGCGGCTGCTGGTCCCCATAGACGCCCCCTGGCGGGTGAAAGCACTGGTCAGGGCCTGCGCTGAGCGCGGGGTCGGTGCCGAGTCGCACACCGACGAGCAGGGCGGCACCTGGCTGCGGACCGCCTTCCGGGTCGACCTCGCCCCGCTCGCCGCCGACTGGGGCTGCCAGGACAAGGCCGTGCCCGCCGGGTTCGTGCCCGATGGGGCGGCGTTGCGGATGTGGGTCGCCGCGGTCGGGTGCTGGGCCGAGGGCTCCTACCTGCTGCCGCTGGACCCCGACGCCCCGACCACCCACGAACCTCTCGCCTCGGCCCTCGCGCAGTGCGGTTTACCTGCGACAACGGTCCAATCCGATGCCGTGGGACCCGCGCTGCGGTTGATCGGCAGGCGGCGCCTGGGCAGGCTCCGCGAGCTGGTCGGACCACCCGCCGGAGCGGGCTGCGCGGACCAGTGGCCCGCCGTTTCCCGGATGCGCGTCGTGTCCTGAGCGTGCTAGAGGTGGAAATAGGGGCATACTTCGTCGGCCGATCCGCCGTGCTGGGGCAACCTGGGAGTGGGCTCCCCCGGTGCGGCGTGCACACTGGCAGGCTGACGCGGGACGGACACGGGGTAAGAAGAGAGCGGGACACGTGGCAGGCTCGACTGGGACGAAGAACGGCAACGGCACGGGCGGTGCTGAGCCACGTCGGCTCGTGATCGTCGAGTCGCCAGCGAAGGCGCGCAAGATCGCCTCGTACCTCGGCCGCAACTTCGTCGTCGAGTCATCCCGCGGCCACATCCGCGACCTGCCGCGCAAGGCGGCCGAGGTGCCGGAGAAGTTCAAGGGCGAGGCCTGGTCGAACCTGGGCGTCAACGTGGACAACGGCTTCGAGCCGATCTACATCGTCACCCCGGACAAGAAGTCCACGGTCACCGAGCTCAAGGGCCTGCTCAAGGACGTCGACGAGCTCTACCTGGCGACAGACGGCGACCGCGAGGGCGAGGCCATCGCCTGGCACCTGCTCGAGGCGCTCAAGCCCAAGGTGCCGGTGCGCCGGATGGTCTTCCACGAGATCACCGAGCCCGCCATCCTCGCCGCCGCGCAGAACACCCGCGACCTCGACCGCGACCTGGTCGACGCCCAGGAGACCAGGCGCATCCTCGACCGGCTCTACGGCTACGAGGTCAGCCCGGTGCTGTGGAAGAAGGTCATGCCGAGGCTCTCGGCTGGCCGCGTGCAGTCGGTGGCGACCAGGATCGTGGTGCAGCGCGAGCGCGAGCGGATGGCGTTCATCGCGGCCACCTACTGGGACATCTCGGCCACCATGGACGCCGGTGCCGAGGCCGAGCCGCGCAACTTCGGTGCCCGCCTGCTGTCGGTCGACGGCACGCGCCTGGCCACCGGCCGCGACTTCGGTCCGGACGGCAAGCTCAAGGGCAGCCAGGTCCTCTTGCTCGAAGAGGCCGAGGCCCGTCGTCTTACCGAGGCGCTGCAAGGGGCGGCTCTTACCGTCTCCAGCGTCGAGGAGAAGCCGTACACCCGTAAGCCTTACGCGCCGTTCATGACGTCGACGCTGCAGCAGGAGGCGGGCCGCAAGCTGCGGTTCGGCTCGGACCGCACGATGCGCACGGCCCAGCGGCTCTACGAGAACGGCTACATCACCTACATGCGTACCGACAGCACCACGCTGTCGGAGACCGCGATCCAGGCGGCCCGCACGCAGGCCTCAGACCTCTACGGCCCGCAGTTCGTGCACCCGACCCCCCGCCAGTACACCCGCAAGGTCAAGAACGCCCAGGAGGCGCACGAGGCCATCCGCCCGGCCGGTGAGGTGTTCCGCACCCCCGGCCAGGTCGCCGGTGAGCTGGAGACCGACGAGTTCCGCCTCTACGAGCTGATCTGGCAGCGCACCATCGCCTCGCAGATGGCCGACGTGCGCGGCACCACGATGACCGTGCGGATCACCGGCAACGCCACCAGCGGCGAGGAGTGCGTGTTCTCCTCCTCCGGCCGCACCATCACCTTCCCCGGCTTCCTGCGCGCCTACGTCGAGGCCGTGGACTCCGAGGCCGGTGGCGAGGCCGACGACGCCGAGCGCCGCCTGCCGCTGCTGACCAAGGGCCACGCGGTCACCGCGACCGAACTGGCCGCCGACGGGCACACCACCAGCCCGCCGCCGCGCTACTCCGAGCCCAGCCTGGTCAAGGCGCTCGAGGAGCTGGGCATCGGCCGCCCGTCGACCTACGCCTCGATCATCAACACCATCCAGGACCGCGGCTACGTGTGGAAGAAGGGCTCCGCGCTGGTCCCGTCCTGGATCGCCTTCTCCGTGGTCGGCCTGCTCGAGCAGCACTTCGAGCGACTGGTCGACTACGACTTCACCGCCGCCATGGAGGAGGAGCTCGACGGCATCGCCGCGGGCACCCAGCAGCGCACCAACTGGCTGTCCGGGTTCTACTTCGGCGGCCCCATCGGCCCCGAGGGCTCGGTCGGGCGCTCCGGCGGCCTCAAGAAGCTGGTCGGCTCCGGCGTCGAGCACATCGACGCCAAGGTGGTCAACTCCATCGAGGTCTTCAAGGACGCCGAGGAGCGGTCGGTCGTGGTCCGCGTCGGCCGGTACGGGCCGTACCTGGAGCGCGAGGTCGACGGCGCGGCGCAGCGGGCGAACCTGCCGGAGGACCTGCCGCCGGACGAGCTCAGCGTGGAGATCGCCGAGAAGCTGTTCGCCACCCCGGTCGAGGGCCGCTCGCTGGGCACCGACCCGGTCACCGGCCACGAGGTCGTGGCCAAGGAGGGCCGTTTTGGGCCGTACGTGACCGAGGTGCTGCCCGAGGTCGAGGAGCCGCCGCCCGCCGAGGGCGCCAAGAAGACCAGGGCCAAGGCGCCCGCCAAGCCCAAGCCGCGCACCGGCTCGCTGTTCAAGTCGATGACGCTGGACACGGTCACCCTCGACGACGCGCTCAAGCTGCTGTCGCTGCCGCGCGTGGTCGGCGTCGACCCGGCCAACAACGAGGAGATCACCGCGCAGAACGGCCGCTACGGCCCGTACCTCAAGCGCGGCACCGACTCGCGGTCGCTCGCCGGTGAGGACCAGATCTTCACGGTCACCCTGGACGAGGCGCTCAAGATCTACGCCGAGCCCAAGAAGCGCGGTCGGCAGAGCGCGGCCACCGCGCCGCCGCTGCGCGAGATGGGCACCGACCCGGCGTCCGGCAAGCCGATGGTGATCAAGGACGGCCGGTTCGGGCCCTACGTCACCGACGGCGAGACCAACGCCTCGCTGCGCAAGTCCGACGCGGTCGAGTCGATCACCGACGAGCGCGCGGCCGAGCTGCTGGCGGAGAAGCGCGCCAAGGGCCCGGCGCCGAAGCGGGCGCCTGCCGCGCGCAAGGCACCGGCCAAGAAGGCGACCGCGGCGAAGTCGACGGCGACCAAGACGGCCACGGCCAAGACCAGCACGGCCAAGACTGCCGCTGCCAAGACTGCTGCGGCCAAGAAAACCACCGCCAAGTCGAACTAGTGGCTCGACCCAGGAGGTTGGTGGGGTATCGGCCTGTCCACGGCGTTCCTGGCAAGGCGCCGGAACGGCCTCGTACTGGGCGTACTCGGTCGTTTCGGCAACGCAGCCAGGGACGTCGTGGGCAGGTCGAGATCCCGTCAACCTCCTGGGTTGGGCCACTCGGCGCCCGGCAAGATCACGCGATGTCACCCGCTCTCAGCATGGGCCGGCTAGCCTGTGCCCGACGAGGTGCAGTCGTCACCCGGGTGGCGTAGCCCGGTTCGCGCCGTTAGCCCGGTGTGACCGGGGCCCTGCGTGCCGTGCGCCACCCGGATGACCAGGCCAGACCCGCTTCCCGGTTACCCTGGGACAGGTCGGGCCGCGTGGAAGGTGGGTGGGGGTCTGAACAGCGAGAGCAGTGCGGGCACCGTGACGGCGGCGGTTGAGCCGGGGGCGGACGCCTCCATGGCGCACCGGGCCCGCAGCGTGCTGTCCATCCGCCCCTTCCGCAGGCTGTGGGGCGTCACCTACCTGTGCAGCGTCGGTGACTGGCTGTCGCTGCTCGCGCTGACCGGCCTGGTCACGCAGGCCACCGAGGACTACAAGGCGCAGAGCTTCGCCTTCGCCGGTGTCGTGCTCACCCAGTTGCTGCCCGGCCTGCTGTTCGCCCCGCTGGGCGGCCTGTTCGCCGACCGGTTCGACCGGCGCAAGGTGATGGTGCTCGCCGACGTCGGCCGGTTCGGGCTGCTGCTGTCGATCGCCATCGTCGGCTCGCCGCTGTGGCTGTTCATCGGCAACTTCCTGGTCGGTTGCTGCGCGCTGCTGTGGATCCCGTCCAAGGACGCCGCGGTGCCCAACCTGCTGCGCAGGCCGGACCAGGTCGAGACGGCCAACCAGCTGGGCATGGTGATGACCTACGGGATCGCCGTGATCAGCGCCGGTGGCCTCTACGCGGCGATCACCGGGATAAACACCAACTTCAGCCTGCAGACCGCCGCCTCGGAGGCGGGCGCGACCAGGCTGGTGCTGTTCATCGTCGCGGCCCTCTACCTGGCCAGCGCGGTCACCATCGCCACCCGGATCCCCGAGCTGTCGCGGCGGGTGTCGACCGCGCCCGTGGTCCCGCAGGCGGACAAGCCAGACACCAGCGGCGGGTTCGGCGCGATGGTGCGCGACGCGGCCCGGTTCGTGCGGACCTCCCCGCTGGTGCGCGGCCTGCTGATCGGCATGATCGGCGCGTTCGTCGCCGCCGGTGCCCTGGTCGGCTCGTCGCAGGTCTACGCGACCAGCGTGCTCGGCGGCCAGGCCAGCTTCGGCCTGCTGTTCGTCGCGCTGTTCATCGGCCTGGCCACCGGGATGGGCGGGGCGCCGAAGCTGGCCCGCAAGCTGCCGCGCAACCGGCTGTTCGGCATCGCGATCGTCACCGCGGGCCTCGACCTGCTGCTGGTGGCGCTCTCTCCGCACCTGGTGGTCTCGCTGATCACCGTCGCCATCCTCGGCATGTGCGCTGGCGCGGCCTTCCTCACCGGCGTCACCATCATCGGCACCGAGGTCGACGACTCGATCCGCGGCCGGATCAACGCCATCTACCAGTCGCTGATGAAGATCATCTTCGCTGGCGGGATGGCGCTCACCCCGGTGCTGGTCGGCCTGGTCGCCCCGCACAGCATCAGCCTGTTCGGCCGCTCGATGATCGTCGACGGGACCCGGCCGGTGCTGCTGGGCGCGGGCCTGCTGGCCACCGTGATGGGCGTGCTGGCCTACCGGCAGATGGACGACCGCCGCTCGGAGACGATCCTGTCCGACCTGCGCGCCGCGATCAGCCGCAAGCCGCGCAGGCGGTCGAGCGGGCTGCTCATCGCGGTCGAGGGCAACACCCACATCGACACCTCCACCCAGGCCACGCTGCTCGCCGAGTGGCTGCGGGCGAACTCGGGCACCGAGGTCCTGCTCGCCGCCGACCCCGCCCTCGACGACGTGCGGCTGCGCACGGTGCTCACCGGCGCGGGCCTCAACAGCGCCCGCGCGCACGCCCTCGTCGCCGCCGCGGTGCGGGCCGACCTGGTGGAGCGGGAGATCCAGCCCGCGCTCGACCGCGGCGCAGTCGTGGTGATGGAGCGTTTCGTCGACAGCCCGCTCGCGCACCTGTCGGTCGCCGCCGGGCTCGACCCGAGCGAGCTGGAGGGCCTGGCCGACTGGGCGACCGAGCGGCTGCGCCCCGACATCACCGTGCTGCTCGACCGCGACCCGGCCACCCTGACGCCGCGCGCGGGCAACGCGGAGCATCATTGGCACGTGCAGAGCGTGCTCACCGACATGGCTGCCGCCGACCCGGACCGCTACGTGGTGGTCGACGGCGACGGGTCGGCCACCGACGTCCACGACCGGGTGCTGATCGCGGTGCGCACCACGATGGCCGGGCGCCGCTTGACCGAGTTCGCGCTCACAGAGGCGCGCTGATGGCGGTGTGGTCGCAGCTGGTCGGCCAGACCGACGCGGTCGAGGTGCTCAGCGCGGCCGCCACCGCTGCGGCCCACCTGGTCGACGGCACCGGCTCGGCCGCCGGGATGACGCACGCCTGGTTGTTCACCGGTCCGCCGGGGTCCGGCCGCTCGGTCGCCGCGCGCGCCTTCGCGGCGGCGCTGCAGTGCACGACGCCGGGCGGTGTCGGCTGCGGCGAGTGCCAGGGCTGCCACACGTCGATGTCGGGCACCCACGCCGACGTGCGGATGGTCGTGCCGGAGGGGCTGTCGATCTCCGTGGCCGAGATGCGCGCCCTGGTGCAGACCTCGGCGCGGCGGCCGACCGGCGGGCGCTGGCAGGTCGTGGTGATCACCGACGCCGACCGGCTCACCGA
It includes:
- a CDS encoding sodium-translocating pyrophosphatase gives rise to the protein MSGQFLAEGLTLTGGDRGVVAVVAVIALAALAVGYVLLKEVLAAGQGTAKMQDIAKAVQEGAAAYLKRQRNTLLIFGTAVFLLLFLLPADTAGERIGRSLFFLVGAVFSFTIGYLGMWLATQANLRVAAASIEDGGREKATRIAFRTGGAVGMATVGLGLFGAAIVVLVYTGTAPKVLEGFGFGAALIAMFMRVGGGIFTKAADVGADLVGKVEQNIPEDDPRNAATIADNVGDNVGDCAGMAADLFESYAVTLVAALILGSTAFGASGLLFPLIVPALGVITAILGVYITKARPGENGLTAINRSFYISALVSAVLCTAASFIFLPGSFSELVGSEQQSTAGSPAVIAAVAVIIGIVLAGVILWLTGYYTGTEHKPVQEVGRTSLTGAATVILSGISVGFESAVYTAIVIGAAVYGAFLLSGSIVVALFAIALAGCGLLTTVGVIVAMDTFGPVSDNAQGIAEMSGDVHGEGAQILTELDAVGNTTKAITKGIAIATAVLAATALFGSYQDAIGKALKSVGQTIGDGGNAFLYEVFSPNVLVGLVIGAAVVFMFSGLAVNAVTRAAGAIVFEVRRQFREIPGIMEGTGKPEYGRVVDICTRDSLRELATPGLLAVLAPIAVGFGLGVGPLAGYLAGAIATGTLMAVFLANAGGAWDNAKKLVEDGNHGGKGSDAHAATVIGDTVGDPFKDTAGPAINPLIKVMNLVSVLIAPAIVTLSVGANASTGVRVAIAAVAVLLIVAAVVVSKRRGTAIVDSPAEAPANA
- a CDS encoding DEAD/DEAH box helicase; translated protein: MSVDAATDRGAVLLGRVLAGVPSGESPVTHVAELPARTESTEPWPAWTPDVVREAFIRGGVRVPWAHQVAAAEHAFAGRSVVISTGTASGKSLAYQLPVAATLTEDPRATALYISPTKALGADQLRAAHELGLTDLRAASYDGDTPMVERDWVRAHSRWIFTNPDMVHRGILPAHGRWTTFFRRLRYVVVDECHSYRGVFGSHVALLLRRLRRVARSYGADPVFVLASATVSDPAASATRLSGVDCVAVADDHSPRGSRTVALWEPPLTDLAGENGAPVRRSAGAESSRILADLVIEGARSLVFVRSRLGAELTALGARRILDDVDRSLSSRVAAYRAGFLPEERRALEHALASGDLLGVASTNALELGVDIAGLDAVVMAGYPGTLASFWQQAGRAGRSGDSALVVFVARDDPLDTYLVHHPEAILDKPVEATVTDPDNPYVLAPQLACAAAELPLTASDLPAFGEGARAVLDSLVSSGTLRKRPNGWYWTAKDRPHAEVDIRGSGGEQVAVVEADSGRMLGTVGQGRACSTVHEGALYLHQGRSYVVDELDLDGLLALVHPESPDWTTTPREVVDISVLSTLSQDSYGGVTVCLGEVAVTSQVVGYLRRLPSGQVLDQIPLDLPEQTLTTRAVWYTIDPDLLHAAGLARPEIPGSLHAAEHAAIGLLPLFATCDRWDIGGVSTAQHPDTAQPTIFVHDGHPGGAGFADRGHAALLPWLTATHAAISACTCPTGCPSCVQSPKCGNGNEPLNKPGALKVLRIATQALRAGPA